Proteins from a single region of Labedella gwakjiensis:
- a CDS encoding sugar phosphate isomerase/epimerase family protein, whose amino-acid sequence MTESTHPVTLFTGQWADLPFEEVARLASEWGYDGLEIAASGDHLDLKRADEDDAYLKSRLEILDRYDLRVWAISNHLGGQAVCDDPIDFRHQAILRPYVWGDGDAEGVRQRAAEDMKRSARVARKLGVDTVVGFTGSKIWPYVAMFPPVGADVIDAGYEDFANRWNPILDVFDAEGVRFAHEVHPSEIAYDHWTSVRTLEAIDRRPAFGFNWDPSHMMWQGVDTVGFIWDFQDRIYHVDCKDTRLRPNTGRPGILGSHLPWGDPRRGWDFVSTGHGDVPWEDAFRALDAIGYDGPISIEWEDAGMDRLHGAKEAVGYIRSLLWKRPEASFDAAFSNQ is encoded by the coding sequence ATGACCGAATCCACCCACCCCGTCACCCTCTTCACCGGCCAGTGGGCCGACCTGCCCTTCGAGGAGGTCGCGCGGCTCGCGTCCGAGTGGGGCTACGACGGCCTCGAGATCGCCGCGTCCGGTGACCACCTCGATCTGAAGCGAGCCGATGAGGACGACGCCTACCTGAAGAGCCGGCTCGAGATCCTCGACCGCTACGACCTCAGGGTGTGGGCGATCTCGAACCACCTCGGCGGCCAGGCCGTCTGCGATGACCCGATCGACTTCCGACACCAGGCGATCCTCCGACCGTACGTGTGGGGCGACGGCGACGCAGAGGGCGTCAGACAGCGCGCCGCGGAGGACATGAAGCGCTCGGCCCGTGTCGCTCGGAAGCTCGGTGTCGACACCGTCGTGGGCTTCACCGGCTCGAAGATCTGGCCGTACGTCGCGATGTTCCCGCCCGTCGGCGCCGACGTCATCGATGCGGGCTATGAGGACTTCGCGAACCGCTGGAACCCGATCCTCGACGTCTTCGACGCGGAGGGCGTCCGCTTCGCGCACGAGGTGCACCCGTCCGAGATCGCGTACGACCACTGGACGAGCGTGCGCACGCTCGAGGCGATCGATCGCCGACCGGCCTTCGGATTCAACTGGGACCCCTCGCACATGATGTGGCAGGGCGTCGACACCGTCGGATTCATCTGGGACTTCCAGGATCGGATCTACCACGTCGACTGCAAGGACACCCGGCTCCGTCCGAACACCGGGCGGCCCGGCATCCTCGGTTCCCACCTGCCGTGGGGCGACCCTCGGCGTGGCTGGGACTTCGTGTCGACGGGACACGGAGACGTCCCGTGGGAGGACGCGTTCCGCGCGCTGGATGCGATCGGCTACGACGGGCCCATCTCGATCGAGTGGGAGGACGCCGGCATGGACCGCCTGCACGGCGCGAAGGAGGCCGTCGGCTACATCCGCTCGCTGCTCTGGAAGCGCCCGGAGGCGTCCTTCGACGCGGCGTTCAGCAACCAGTAG
- a CDS encoding Gfo/Idh/MocA family protein — protein sequence MTTTTTSTTSPPLRVGVVGLGWAGQQHMEAYHALDGVELVAIAGMEDGPRADLQKKFDVPNVYSDWKDLVAAGGLDAVSVAVPTFLHAPISIGALEAGLHVLCEKPIARTAEEAEGMVAAARASGRVLEIAFNHRRRGDVEALKAAIDDGTIGRPYHARATWLRRAGIPALGSWFTNREMAGGGPLIDLGVHVLDYALHLFGEPRVLAVSAVTHSELGPRGLGGAVSDKQQVGSAYEVEDLASLLLRLEGGGSIVLETSWAAYRSTGDEFGITLYGTDGGADLRVVDYAPSGELTIFRGNAEEEIDVSVEADPGRGHAAVVDTFLEQVADEASWAEHDGSLALGRARIIDAAYESARIGAEVRLDNDLTITDGEATR from the coding sequence ATGACCACCACCACGACCAGTACCACCTCACCCCCGCTTCGCGTCGGCGTCGTCGGGCTCGGCTGGGCCGGGCAGCAGCACATGGAGGCGTATCACGCACTCGACGGTGTCGAGCTCGTCGCGATCGCCGGTATGGAGGACGGACCGCGCGCCGACCTGCAGAAGAAGTTCGACGTACCGAACGTCTACAGCGATTGGAAGGACCTCGTGGCCGCCGGCGGCCTCGACGCCGTGAGCGTCGCCGTCCCCACCTTCCTGCACGCCCCCATCTCCATCGGCGCGCTCGAGGCCGGACTGCACGTTCTGTGCGAGAAACCGATCGCCCGCACAGCGGAGGAGGCCGAGGGCATGGTCGCCGCCGCACGCGCGTCCGGCCGGGTGCTCGAGATCGCGTTCAACCACCGTCGCCGCGGCGACGTCGAAGCCCTCAAGGCCGCGATCGACGACGGCACGATCGGCCGGCCGTACCACGCTCGAGCCACCTGGCTCCGTCGGGCCGGCATCCCCGCTCTGGGCAGCTGGTTCACGAACCGTGAGATGGCCGGGGGCGGCCCCCTCATCGACCTCGGTGTGCACGTGCTCGACTACGCGCTCCACCTCTTCGGAGAGCCGCGTGTCCTCGCCGTCTCGGCCGTGACGCACTCGGAGCTCGGCCCGCGTGGGCTCGGCGGCGCCGTCTCCGACAAGCAGCAGGTGGGATCGGCGTACGAGGTCGAGGACCTCGCGAGCCTGCTCCTCCGCCTCGAGGGCGGCGGCTCGATCGTGCTCGAGACGAGCTGGGCCGCTTACAGGTCGACGGGCGACGAGTTCGGCATCACCCTGTACGGCACGGACGGCGGCGCGGACCTCCGCGTCGTCGACTACGCCCCGTCCGGCGAGCTCACGATCTTCCGCGGCAACGCCGAGGAGGAGATCGACGTCAGCGTGGAGGCCGACCCCGGGCGCGGCCACGCCGCCGTCGTCGACACCTTCCTCGAGCAGGTCGCCGACGAGGCCTCGTGGGCCGAGCACGACGGGAGCCTCGCGCTCGGCCGTGCGCGCATCATCGACGCAGCGTACGAGTCCGCCCGGATCGGCGCAGAGGTGCGCCTCGACAACGACCTGACCATCACCGACGGAGAGGCAACCCGATGA
- a CDS encoding sugar phosphate isomerase/epimerase family protein: MTSARLSVQLYTVREQAADDLAGTLQRIADIGYELVEPYGFVNFGPALGEALRASGLRAPTTHQGFIGQGDAELDEVFSKAAALGIETVIDPHVPEERWQTAEDVRATAEALNAAAAVASRHGVRVGYHNHAHEIASTIEGETALEFFAGLLDDGVVLEVDTYWVVVGGEDPVALLGRLGDRVVAVHVKDGSGTSDVTEQVAVGSGALPVDDIVAAVPNALHVVELDDSKGDRFEAIAESYAYLTGGSDAATNGADK, encoded by the coding sequence GTGACCTCCGCCAGACTTTCCGTTCAGCTGTACACCGTCCGCGAGCAGGCCGCCGACGACCTCGCCGGCACGTTGCAGCGCATCGCCGACATCGGCTACGAACTCGTCGAGCCCTACGGCTTCGTGAACTTCGGACCCGCTCTCGGCGAGGCGCTCCGAGCCTCCGGTCTCCGTGCCCCGACGACGCACCAGGGCTTCATCGGCCAGGGCGACGCCGAGCTCGACGAGGTCTTCTCGAAGGCCGCGGCCCTCGGGATCGAGACCGTGATCGACCCGCACGTCCCCGAGGAGCGGTGGCAGACGGCCGAGGACGTCCGTGCGACAGCCGAGGCGCTCAACGCCGCGGCCGCCGTCGCCTCGCGACACGGCGTCCGCGTCGGCTACCACAACCACGCGCACGAGATCGCCTCGACGATCGAGGGCGAGACCGCCCTCGAGTTCTTCGCCGGACTCCTCGACGACGGCGTCGTCCTCGAGGTGGACACATACTGGGTCGTCGTCGGCGGCGAGGACCCCGTCGCCCTGCTCGGGCGCCTCGGCGACCGCGTCGTCGCTGTCCACGTCAAGGACGGCTCCGGCACCTCCGACGTGACCGAGCAGGTCGCCGTCGGTTCCGGTGCCCTCCCGGTGGACGACATCGTCGCAGCCGTTCCGAACGCCCTGCACGTCGTCGAGCTCGACGACTCGAAGGGCGACCGGTTCGAGGCCATCGCCGAGAGCTACGCCTACCTCACCGGCGGATCGGACGCCGCGACGAACGGAGCCGACAAGTGA
- a CDS encoding Gfo/Idh/MocA family protein yields MSAGPVGVGIIGAGVISSQYLENLTVFPDVEVRFIADLDLDRAASQAEKFGVAASGTVDELLADDGIEIVVNLTIPKVHVEVAQRILAAGKHVWSEKPFALDRVSGQELLDAAHAAGLRVATAPDTFLGAGIQSSRRLIESGEIGAPLTALTLMQGPGPESWHPNPDFLFQEGAGPLFDIGPYYITALVQFFGPVKRVSAVASKAKPSRVIGSGPRAGESFDVTVPTHVAALFEFESGQTAQSVFSFDSKLRRTQFEVAGVDGTLTVPDPNMFDGDLLVQGDEDEPRTVAAAGSTFSRGTGVVELARAIRAGVPERASGELAFHVLDVMQSTIEAGESGAPVDVASTVEIVPPLPEAWDPSERTL; encoded by the coding sequence GTGAGCGCCGGTCCCGTCGGCGTCGGCATCATCGGAGCCGGCGTCATCAGCAGCCAGTACCTCGAGAACCTCACCGTCTTCCCCGACGTGGAGGTGCGGTTCATCGCCGACCTCGACCTCGATCGCGCGGCCTCTCAGGCGGAGAAGTTCGGGGTCGCCGCATCCGGAACGGTCGACGAGCTCCTCGCGGACGACGGGATCGAGATCGTCGTGAACCTGACGATCCCCAAGGTGCACGTCGAGGTGGCGCAGCGGATCCTCGCAGCCGGAAAGCACGTGTGGAGCGAGAAGCCCTTCGCGCTCGACCGTGTGAGCGGGCAGGAGCTGCTCGACGCGGCCCACGCCGCCGGCCTGCGGGTCGCGACGGCACCGGACACCTTCCTCGGTGCGGGAATCCAGTCCTCGCGCCGCCTCATCGAGTCGGGAGAGATCGGCGCACCGCTCACCGCTCTCACGCTCATGCAGGGGCCCGGCCCCGAATCCTGGCACCCGAACCCCGACTTCCTCTTCCAGGAGGGCGCCGGGCCGCTCTTCGACATCGGCCCGTACTACATCACGGCGCTCGTGCAGTTCTTCGGTCCCGTCAAGCGCGTCTCCGCCGTGGCGTCGAAGGCGAAGCCGTCCCGCGTGATCGGCTCGGGTCCGCGCGCCGGTGAGAGCTTCGATGTGACGGTACCGACCCACGTCGCCGCGTTGTTCGAGTTCGAGAGCGGACAGACCGCCCAGTCCGTGTTCAGCTTCGACTCGAAGCTGCGTCGCACGCAGTTCGAGGTCGCGGGCGTCGACGGCACGCTCACGGTGCCAGACCCGAACATGTTCGACGGCGACCTCCTCGTTCAGGGAGATGAAGACGAGCCGCGGACCGTCGCAGCGGCCGGATCGACGTTCTCCCGGGGTACGGGCGTCGTGGAGCTCGCGCGTGCGATCCGCGCGGGCGTGCCGGAGCGCGCCTCCGGAGAGCTCGCGTTCCACGTGCTCGATGTCATGCAGTCGACGATCGAGGCGGGTGAGAGCGGTGCGCCCGTCGATGTCGCGAGCACGGTCGAGATCGTTCCGCCGCTGCCCGAGGCGTGGGATCCATCGGAGCGGACGCTCTGA
- a CDS encoding APC family permease: MGFISSLTRTKSIEASIADSHSEGRTLTRSLTWWDLAIMGVAVAVGAGIFSVGANAAANYAGPSISIGFLLAAITCALAIMAYAEFASSVPVAGSAYTFTYATLGEGLAWIIGWDLILEMLTAAAVIASYWGVYLDEVFTIWGWSVPPTIPVLGLEVNWGAFVIVAIFTTLLALGTKLSARVSSVFTVIKVATVLFVIVVGAFYVKPENFTPFIPPAQPTEGGAADVWGQSLFSFLSGAEPATYGVFGLLAGASIVFFAFIGFDVVATSAEEVKNPKKNLPLGIFLGLGIVTVLYIGVSIVLTGMVPYTVLAESDAPSLATAFIAVGADWAAQVISVSILLGLTTVIMVLLLGLARILFSMSRDGLLPRSWSRTSATRHTPIRLQIGAGAVVALLAGLTDVGILEEMINIGTLSAFVLVSISVIVLRKKYPNRDIAYRMPWSPVLPIISAALCLWLMLNLTTLTWVRFLVWLIIGAAIYLLYGRRHSRLAQQQLS, from the coding sequence ATGGGATTCATCTCCAGCCTCACCCGCACGAAGAGCATCGAGGCGTCGATCGCCGACTCCCACTCGGAGGGCCGCACCCTCACGAGGTCGCTCACCTGGTGGGACCTCGCCATCATGGGCGTCGCCGTCGCGGTGGGCGCCGGTATCTTCTCCGTCGGCGCGAACGCCGCTGCCAACTACGCGGGCCCCTCGATCTCGATCGGCTTCCTGCTCGCGGCGATCACGTGCGCCCTCGCGATCATGGCCTACGCCGAGTTCGCCTCCTCCGTGCCCGTCGCCGGATCGGCGTACACGTTCACGTACGCGACGCTCGGTGAAGGACTCGCGTGGATCATCGGCTGGGACCTGATCCTGGAGATGCTCACGGCCGCCGCCGTGATCGCGAGCTACTGGGGCGTCTACCTCGACGAGGTGTTCACGATCTGGGGATGGAGCGTGCCGCCGACGATCCCCGTCCTCGGGCTCGAGGTCAACTGGGGGGCCTTCGTCATCGTCGCGATCTTCACGACCCTCCTCGCGCTCGGCACGAAGCTCTCGGCGCGCGTGAGCTCGGTGTTCACGGTCATCAAGGTCGCGACGGTGCTCTTCGTCATCGTCGTCGGCGCGTTCTACGTGAAGCCCGAGAACTTCACCCCCTTCATCCCGCCGGCGCAGCCCACCGAGGGTGGCGCAGCCGACGTGTGGGGCCAGTCGCTGTTCTCCTTCCTGTCCGGCGCGGAGCCCGCGACCTACGGCGTCTTCGGTCTGCTGGCCGGCGCCTCGATCGTCTTCTTCGCGTTCATCGGCTTCGACGTCGTGGCGACGAGCGCCGAAGAGGTGAAGAACCCGAAGAAGAACCTCCCTCTCGGCATCTTCCTCGGTCTCGGGATCGTGACGGTGCTGTACATCGGCGTGAGCATCGTCCTCACGGGCATGGTGCCCTACACGGTCCTCGCCGAGTCGGACGCGCCGTCGCTCGCTACGGCGTTCATCGCCGTCGGTGCGGACTGGGCGGCTCAGGTGATCTCGGTGAGCATCCTCCTCGGCCTCACGACGGTCATCATGGTGCTGCTCCTCGGCCTCGCGCGCATCCTCTTCTCGATGAGCCGGGACGGACTCCTCCCCCGCTCGTGGAGCAGGACCTCGGCGACACGGCACACCCCGATCCGGCTCCAGATCGGCGCCGGAGCCGTCGTGGCTCTCCTCGCCGGGCTCACGGATGTGGGGATCCTGGAGGAGATGATCAACATCGGGACGCTGTCGGCATTCGTGCTCGTGAGCATCTCGGTGATCGTGCTCCGGAAGAAGTACCCGAACCGCGACATCGCGTACCGCATGCCGTGGTCGCCCGTCCTCCCGATCATCTCCGCCGCGCTGTGCCTGTGGCTCATGCTCAACCTCACGACGCTCACATGGGTGCGGTTCCTCGTCTGGCTCATCATCGGGGCGGCGATCTATCTGCTCTACGGCCGTCGTCACTCGCGGCTCGCGCAGCAGCAGCTGTCGTAG
- a CDS encoding ROK family transcriptional regulator, giving the protein MVELSRLGSARATGVGEILQLLRDGTPRTRSEIMEITGLSRSTVSARVDTLVGLGLVGPAGEAASSGGRPPARIAFLPSSRIVLAIDLGATHGTVGVTNLAGTLLDHTTAQLDIAAGPEAVLDWATETGRELLRASGRPAGDLIGVGVGVPGPVEHSTGRPVNPPIMPGWDRFDIPARLGRAFDVPVLVDNDVNILALGEHATAWPDADDLVFVKVSTGIGAGVVAGGTLQRGAQGSAGDLGHVHVPWHPGSTRPADDDRDLESIASGPAIAALLRDRGVDAHASADVVALVRHGNREALDLVREAGREIGAVLASIVNLLNPSVIVVGGSISRAGEQLIAGVRETVYRRSIPLATQHLSIVQSRSDETAGVTGAAIMVIQAVLDTADAWDLVPSSTITTTSPTGGQR; this is encoded by the coding sequence ATGGTCGAGCTCAGTCGTCTCGGATCGGCGCGCGCCACCGGCGTCGGCGAGATCCTGCAGCTCCTCCGCGACGGCACGCCCCGCACCCGCTCGGAGATCATGGAGATCACCGGCCTGTCGCGCTCGACCGTCTCGGCACGCGTCGACACGCTCGTCGGCCTCGGCCTCGTGGGTCCCGCCGGGGAGGCGGCGTCGTCCGGCGGTCGTCCGCCGGCCCGGATCGCGTTCCTCCCCTCGTCGCGCATCGTTCTCGCGATCGACCTCGGCGCCACCCACGGCACCGTCGGCGTGACCAACCTCGCGGGAACCCTGCTCGACCACACGACGGCGCAGCTCGACATCGCGGCCGGTCCGGAGGCCGTGCTCGACTGGGCCACCGAGACGGGTCGCGAACTCCTGCGCGCGAGCGGCCGACCGGCCGGCGATCTGATCGGCGTCGGCGTCGGCGTCCCCGGCCCCGTCGAGCACTCGACCGGACGCCCGGTGAACCCGCCGATCATGCCCGGATGGGACCGCTTCGACATCCCCGCCCGGCTCGGACGGGCGTTCGACGTCCCGGTCCTCGTCGACAACGACGTCAACATCCTCGCCCTCGGCGAGCACGCCACAGCGTGGCCGGACGCGGACGACCTCGTCTTCGTCAAGGTCTCCACCGGCATCGGCGCGGGCGTCGTGGCGGGAGGAACTCTCCAGCGCGGCGCCCAGGGTTCCGCCGGCGACCTCGGTCACGTGCATGTGCCGTGGCACCCGGGCTCCACCCGGCCGGCGGACGACGATCGCGACCTCGAGAGCATCGCGAGCGGACCGGCCATCGCCGCCCTCCTCCGCGACCGCGGCGTCGACGCGCACGCGAGCGCCGACGTGGTGGCCCTCGTCCGCCACGGCAATCGGGAGGCGCTCGACCTCGTGCGCGAAGCCGGACGTGAGATCGGCGCCGTGCTCGCGAGCATCGTCAATCTGCTCAACCCGTCCGTGATCGTCGTGGGGGGAAGCATCTCGCGCGCCGGCGAGCAGCTCATCGCCGGCGTCCGCGAGACGGTCTACCGCCGATCCATCCCCCTCGCCACGCAGCACCTCAGCATCGTCCAGTCCCGATCGGACGAGACCGCCGGTGTCACGGGTGCGGCGATCATGGTGATCCAGGCGGTCCTCGACACCGCCGACGCCTGGGACCTCGTCCCCTCTTCGACCATCACGACCACATCCCCAACAGGAGGACAACGATGA
- a CDS encoding YqaJ viral recombinase family protein, producing MLLTYRDRLVADSTDRVAWLRARSRGITATDVAKLSTPRSIDVAATAKLHGTNFSGNRYTDHGRIREPEIARWVAATHGIRPSSALYHAAEERRHLATPDGLAETHDGRLLLCEIKTTAKAWRSIPRHYLRQVWWQQYVLGAERTLVVWEQHQGFVPVDDEPLSAWVDRDDREIASLVTLASALIDELHRRTTPPERRAV from the coding sequence GTGCTGCTGACCTACCGCGATCGCCTCGTGGCCGATTCGACCGACCGGGTCGCGTGGCTGCGTGCACGATCGCGCGGGATCACCGCGACGGACGTGGCTAAGCTCTCGACGCCACGATCGATCGACGTCGCCGCCACGGCGAAGCTGCACGGCACGAACTTCAGCGGGAACCGCTACACCGACCACGGGCGCATCCGCGAGCCGGAGATCGCCCGCTGGGTGGCCGCGACCCACGGCATCCGCCCCTCCTCAGCGCTCTACCACGCGGCCGAGGAACGCCGACACCTCGCGACCCCCGACGGACTCGCGGAGACGCACGACGGTCGCCTCCTCCTCTGCGAGATCAAGACCACGGCGAAGGCCTGGCGCTCGATCCCCCGCCACTACCTGCGTCAGGTGTGGTGGCAGCAGTACGTGCTGGGCGCGGAACGCACACTCGTGGTCTGGGAGCAGCACCAGGGATTCGTCCCGGTCGACGACGAGCCCCTGAGCGCGTGGGTCGACAGGGACGATCGCGAGATCGCGTCGCTCGTGACACTCGCCTCGGCGCTCATCGACGAGCTCCACCGACGGACGACGCCGCCCGAACGACGCGCCGTCTGA
- a CDS encoding Gfo/Idh/MocA family protein, whose translation MAFATGLGVGIVGGGFMAEVHSRAARAAGARLVGVSSSSAARAEAAAERLGIERGYGSIDELVDDPRIGVVHVCTPNALHAEQAERVVAAGKHVVCEKPLATTVADARRLTDAASSAGVVASVPFVYRFHPLVREARARVAAGESGRLLTFAASYLQDWLLRSTDDNWRVDEASGGRSRAFADIGSHLVDLVEFVTGDRVTRVAANTRTFFADRAEHSAVTTEDAVAATVETASGAIGTLLVSQVAPGRKNRLLVEFSGDAESIVFDQEQPETIWLGRRGGSVVLPRDAEQLSPDAARLVAVPSGHPQGYQDAFNAFVADTYAAIRGEDPDGLPVFADGLRAGLITEAVMDAADSGTWVDVA comes from the coding sequence ATGGCGTTCGCGACCGGCCTCGGCGTCGGGATCGTCGGCGGCGGTTTCATGGCGGAGGTCCACTCCCGAGCCGCACGCGCGGCCGGAGCGCGACTCGTCGGCGTCTCGTCGTCGTCGGCTGCTCGGGCCGAGGCCGCCGCCGAGCGGCTCGGGATCGAGCGCGGCTACGGCTCGATCGACGAGCTCGTCGACGACCCGCGGATCGGCGTCGTGCACGTCTGCACGCCGAACGCCCTCCACGCCGAGCAGGCCGAGCGCGTCGTCGCTGCGGGGAAGCACGTCGTGTGCGAGAAGCCGCTCGCGACGACGGTCGCCGACGCGCGGCGGCTCACCGACGCAGCGTCGTCCGCCGGGGTCGTCGCGAGCGTCCCCTTCGTCTACCGCTTCCACCCGCTCGTCCGGGAGGCACGCGCTCGCGTCGCGGCGGGGGAGTCTGGTCGACTGCTGACGTTCGCCGCGTCGTACCTGCAGGACTGGCTCCTCCGATCGACGGACGACAACTGGCGTGTCGACGAGGCGTCCGGCGGCCGGTCGCGCGCCTTCGCCGACATCGGATCCCACCTCGTCGACCTCGTCGAGTTCGTCACGGGGGACCGCGTCACGCGGGTGGCCGCGAACACGCGCACGTTCTTCGCCGACCGGGCGGAGCACAGCGCGGTCACGACCGAGGACGCCGTGGCCGCCACGGTCGAGACCGCCTCGGGCGCGATCGGCACCCTGCTCGTGTCGCAAGTGGCCCCCGGCCGGAAGAACCGGCTGCTCGTGGAGTTCTCGGGAGATGCCGAGTCGATCGTCTTCGACCAGGAGCAGCCCGAGACGATCTGGCTCGGTCGACGGGGCGGAAGCGTCGTCCTCCCGCGCGACGCCGAGCAGCTCTCGCCCGATGCCGCCCGCCTGGTCGCCGTGCCGTCCGGTCACCCCCAGGGGTACCAGGACGCGTTCAACGCCTTCGTCGCCGACACCTACGCGGCGATCCGCGGGGAGGACCCCGATGGGCTCCCCGTCTTCGCCGACGGGCTCCGCGCGGGACTCATCACGGAGGCGGTCATGGACGCCGCCGATTCCGGAACCTGGGTCGACGTCGCGTAG
- a CDS encoding response regulator transcription factor, whose translation MTSSGSAASSRPAPLTKPDGSPIRVLVVDDEQSLTDLLRMALRYEGWDVRTAADGHAALAAVRDFRPDALVLDVMMPGLDGLEVLHRLRAQNDDTPVLFLTAKDSLDDRLAGLTAGGDDYVTKPFSLEEVVARLRGLIRRTALTSAANTPIISVGDLELNEDSYEVSRAGDTIELTATEFELLRYLMRNPRRVLSKPQILDRVWSYDFDGRASVVELYISYLRKKVDAGREPMIHTVRGAGYMIKAAGS comes from the coding sequence ATGACATCTTCCGGTTCTGCCGCCTCCTCACGTCCGGCGCCCTTGACGAAGCCCGACGGCTCGCCCATCCGCGTGCTCGTGGTGGACGACGAGCAGAGCCTGACGGATCTGCTCCGGATGGCGCTCCGGTACGAGGGCTGGGACGTGCGGACGGCCGCCGATGGACACGCCGCGCTCGCCGCGGTCCGGGACTTCCGGCCGGATGCCCTCGTGCTCGACGTGATGATGCCAGGCCTCGATGGACTCGAGGTGCTGCACCGGCTGCGCGCGCAGAACGACGACACCCCTGTGCTCTTCCTCACGGCCAAGGACTCGCTCGACGACCGGCTCGCCGGGCTGACCGCCGGGGGTGACGACTACGTGACGAAGCCCTTCAGCCTCGAGGAGGTCGTCGCGCGACTCCGAGGGCTCATCCGCCGCACGGCCCTGACGTCCGCGGCTAATACCCCGATCATCTCCGTCGGCGATCTCGAGCTGAACGAGGACAGCTACGAGGTGTCCAGGGCGGGCGACACGATCGAACTGACCGCGACCGAGTTCGAGCTCCTCCGCTACCTCATGCGCAACCCGCGACGGGTCCTCAGCAAGCCGCAGATCCTCGACCGCGTATGGAGCTATGACTTCGACGGTCGCGCGAGTGTCGTCGAGCTCTACATCTCCTACCTTCGCAAGAAGGTCGACGCCGGGCGCGAGCCGATGATCCACACGGTTCGCGGCGCCGGCTACATGATCAAGGCCGCCGGCTCGTGA
- a CDS encoding ThuA domain-containing protein — MSIRVLVWNEGVHEATQPDIAAIYPAGIHGAIAEGLTELLGDEVVVRTATLADPEHGLSEQVLAETDVLLWWGHIAHDQVDDAIVERVKQRVLSGMGLLVLHSGHFSKIFTRLLGTTCSLKWRNEAERELVWTVAPTHPIAAGVEHPIVIEHQEMYGELFDIPTPDDLVFISSFAGGEVFRSGVTFTRGHGRIFYFSPGDQEYPVYFHPQIRRVLANGVQWAAPVAAPAVAREIPSVDNPSRGWYLPS, encoded by the coding sequence ATGAGCATCCGCGTACTCGTCTGGAACGAGGGCGTCCACGAGGCGACCCAACCCGACATCGCCGCGATCTACCCTGCGGGCATCCACGGCGCGATCGCCGAGGGGCTCACCGAGCTGCTCGGCGACGAGGTCGTCGTGCGCACGGCGACGCTCGCCGACCCCGAGCACGGCCTGAGCGAGCAGGTGCTCGCCGAGACCGACGTGCTCCTCTGGTGGGGTCACATCGCGCACGATCAGGTCGACGACGCGATCGTCGAGCGCGTGAAGCAGCGCGTCCTGTCCGGCATGGGACTGCTCGTGCTGCACTCGGGGCATTTCTCGAAGATCTTCACGCGACTCCTCGGCACCACGTGCTCCCTGAAGTGGCGGAACGAGGCGGAGCGCGAGCTGGTCTGGACCGTGGCCCCGACGCACCCGATCGCCGCGGGCGTCGAGCACCCCATCGTGATCGAGCACCAGGAGATGTACGGGGAGCTTTTCGACATCCCGACGCCGGACGATCTCGTCTTCATCAGCTCGTTCGCCGGCGGGGAGGTGTTCCGTTCTGGAGTGACCTTCACGCGTGGCCACGGACGCATCTTCTACTTCAGCCCGGGCGACCAGGAGTACCCCGTGTACTTCCACCCGCAGATCCGTCGCGTCCTCGCCAACGGCGTGCAATGGGCCGCTCCCGTCGCGGCGCCCGCCGTCGCTCGCGAGATCCCCTCCGTGGACAACCCGTCGCGCGGCTGGTACCTCCCCTCCTGA